Proteins from a single region of Nomascus leucogenys isolate Asia chromosome 2, Asia_NLE_v1, whole genome shotgun sequence:
- the LOC115831472 gene encoding UPF0329 protein ECU05_1680/ECU11_0050-like → MAGKRKKERERKERKRKERRKERKKEGRKEGKKEGKKEGRNIVCINTALNIFQILAIIFKKFNSLQK, encoded by the exons ATggctggaaagagaaagaaagagagagaaagaaaggaaagaaagaggaaagaaagaaggaaagaaagaaagaaag aaggaaggaaggaaggaaagaaggaaggaaagaaggaaggaaggaatataGTGTGTATAAATACTGCACTCAACATTTTCCAAATtcttgccattatttttaaaaagtttaatagtTTGCAGAAATAG